In Gadus morhua chromosome 2, gadMor3.0, whole genome shotgun sequence, a single window of DNA contains:
- the LOC115559169 gene encoding uncharacterized protein LOC115559169 produces the protein MELDHHIEQYFQRRYTNDEILAVLAEVHGVVLSKRTLERILREKRLWRRKGKTDVAEVAAFIEAQLQTSGQCHGYRWMYQKCWINGIITDRETVRVLLRLLDSEGVDLRSRNRLRRRVYHSRGPNYVWHIDGYDKLKPYGICISGCIDGFSRRLIWLEAYKTNNDPNVIAGYFMDAVLIAQGCPERLRVDLGTENVRLAEMQRFMHFSEGQLEIEHVTFGPSTGNQRIERWWLTLRSQCAQFWMDFFDKLKSDGYFADTFLDKSLVQFCFLSTIQAELEEVAFIWNEHRMRRVHNSRSPHGRPSIIHAVPQLYGATDYLYRPSLEKIEACLGECVYKDFPCDEDVFHICVGLMSEHGLELTNDVYKTVDLYVRLRQLINNELLQP, from the exons ATGGAGTTGGATCACCACATTGAGCAATATTTCCAAAGACGATATACAAATGATGAAATTCTGGCAGTATTGGCTGAGGTGCATGGGGTAGTGCTGAGCAAGCGGACACTTGAAAGGATTCTGAGAGAGAAAAGATTGTGGCGCAGGAAGGGCAAGACAGATGTGGCCGAGGTGGCAGCTTTCATTGAAGCGCAACTCCAAACGTCTGGGCAGTGTCATGGCTACCGTTGGATGTACCAAAAATGTTGGATAAATGGCATTATTACCGACAGGGAAACAGTACGTGTTCTCTTGCGGCTGTTGGACAGTGAGGGAGTTGACCTGAGATCAAGAAATAGACTACGGCGGAGAGTATATCACAGCCGGGGTCCCAATTACGTCTGGCACATTGACGGCTATGACAAACTTAAACCGTATGGGATCTGTATAAGTGGATGCATAGATGGTTTTTCTAGGAGACTCATCTGGCTGGAGGCATACAAAACTAATAATGATCCGAACGTGATTGCTGGTTATTTCATGGATGCTGTACTAATAGCTCAAGGTTGCCCTGAACGATTACGGGTAGATTTAGGGACAGAAAATGTTCGTTTGGCCGAAATGCAAAGATTCATGCACTTTTCAGAGGGTCAACTTGAAATCGAACATGTCACATTTGGTCCAAGCACTGGCAACCAGCGCATTGAAAGATGGTGGCTGACATTACGCAGTCAGTGCGCCCAGTTTTGGATGGACTTTTTCGATAAATTGAAATCGGATGGATACTTCGCTGACACCTTCCTGGACAAGTCATTGGTCCAGTTCTGTTTTCTTTCCACAATTCAG GCAGAACTGGAGGAGGTCGCATTCATCTGGAATGAGCACAGGATGCGTCGAGTGCACAACTCACGAAGTCCTCATGGccgtccatccatcatccatgcaGTGCCTCAACTCTACGGGGCCACGGACTACCTGTATCGCCCAAGTCTGGAGAAGATCGAGGCCTGCTTGGGGGAGTGTGTTTACAAAGACTTCCcatgtgatgaagatgtgtTTCACATTTGTGTGGGGCTTATGTCTGAGCATGGCCTTGAATTAACTAACGACGTGTACAAGACAGTAGATCTGTATGTAAGACTTAGACAGCTAATTAACAATGAATTGCTACAGCCTTAA
- the LOC115559159 gene encoding uncharacterized protein LOC115559159 produces the protein MDELCEFLRSRNVPEENIKQLENDKIDPNVLLLMNDDQLTEYLPSYGDRLAVLGYCRLKGKNPVARKSKLFERLKAKLAKSDDREHLSEKLPCQNAQKKERKIEIGWLNFRDGKFLQMRAKKGGGTRKISVSKNCCKDQLIEQAKNLFFPGQKNAEGNVQDFAIELTDFQERPLDPLTTVGDLYEVTKLPILRFYLATTKRDGCSENQLAASPNPPRPSLPLAEGQETADVVYASSSNVLSDTNSDPEPFDCSTVEMTDWASVSEVDAANAVDDFENSGTVTFFQGHLHDLDWVSLDDTLQTSPRASSSSTPTLDIAHVPIDQSERTKRIIVVHRGQILRELITHFLDASVMRDDVFIQVILPNGSLEMAVDEGGVLRDVLTEFWLDFYEQCTLGNAFKVPFLRHDFGKQQWESIGRIIAMGWQKEKYLPIKIAPVILEKVALGSVKSSLVDCFLKYVTESERLVFESCRSDFESVDQEELIEVMDLHSCRRMPTADNIEQLLEELAHQKLVQEPAFVLEQWSKVLAPFRSDLEGISEAYVNLHPTLRKVIRSISYPTTMNDQQKNIGKHLSTYLRESDAQHLSLFLRFCTGSDLFLGKTITLSFTNLQGMQRRPIAHTCGCYLELPIDYDNYPDFRHEMNKVLESGVWAMDIV, from the exons ATGGATGAGTTGTGCGAGTTCTTGAGGTCGCGGAATGTACCAGAAGAAAACATAAAGCAACTGGAAAACGATAAG ATCGATCCCAATGTCCTCCTGCTCATGAACGACGACCAGTTAACCGAGTATCTACCATCATATGGAGACCGACTGGCTGTCCTTGGATATTGCAGATTGAAGGGGAAGAATCCTGTTGCCCGCAAATCAAAACTTTTTGAGCGACTGAAAGCCAAGTTAGCAAAAAGTGACGATCGTGAACACTTGTCTGAGAAGTTACCATGTCAAAATGCTCAGAAGAAAGAGCGTAAAATTGAAATTGGCTGGTTGAATTTCCGTGACGGGAAATTCTTACAAATGAGGGCCAAAAAGGGGGGCGGGACCAGGAAAATCTCTGTGTCCAAGAATTGTTGTAAAGATCAGTTAATTGAACAGGCCAAAAACCTGTTTTTCCCTGGTCAGAAAAATGCAGAAGGAAATGTTCAAGATTTTGCGATTGAACTAACTGATTTTCAGGAGCGCCCGTTAGATCCCCTGACTACAGTTGGGGATCTTTATGAAGTAACAAAGCTGCCCATTTTACGCTTTTACTTAGCAACAACCAAGAGGGATGGTTGCAGTGAGAATCAGCTTGCAGCCTCACCCAACCCCCCTAGGCCTAGTTTACCTCTAGCTGAAGGTCAGGAAACCGCAGATGTGGTATATGCTAGTAGCAGCAATGTCCTGTCTGATACAAACAGTGATCCTGAGCCCTTCGATTGCTCCACTGTTGAAATGACAGATTGGGCTAGTGTGAGCGAAGTTGATGCCGCCAATGCTGTAGATGACTTTGAGAATAGTGGCACAGTTACCTTTTTCCAAGGACACCTACATGATCTGGACTGGGTTAGCCTTGATGATACCTTACAAACGTCTCCTCGGGCATCAAGTTCATCTACTCCGACCCTAGATATTGCTCATGTGCCCATTGATCAGAGTGAAAGAACAAAGAGAATAATTGTTGTTCACCGTGGGCAGATCCTGAGAGAACTAATCACACATTTTTTGGACGCGAGTGTCATGCGAGATGATGTTTTCATCCAAGTAATTCTTCCCAATGGAAGTTTGGAAATGGCAGTTGATGAAGGTGGCGTGTTAAGGGATGTGCTAACTGAATTTTGGCTGGACTTTTATGAGCAATGCACTTTAGGAAATGCTTTCAAGGTGCCTTTTCTACGCCATGATTTTGGTAAGCAGCAGTGGGAAAGCATTGGCAGAATAATAGCAATGGGTTGGCAAAAAGAGAAGTACCTGCCTATAAAAATAGCCCCAGTAATTTTGGAGAAAGTTGCCCTGGGAAGTGTGAAGAGTAGTCTTGTTGACTGCTTCCTGAAATAtgtcacagagtcagagagattgGTGTTTGAATCCTGCCGTTCAGATTTTGAAAGTGTGGATCAGGAAGAATTGATTGAAGTAATGGATCTCCACAGCTGTCGAAGAATGCCAACCGCTGATAATATTGAACAGCTCTTGGAGGAGCTTGCCCACCAAAAGCTGGTTCAAGAACCCGCCTTTGTCCTAGAGCAGTGGAGCAAGGTGCTTGCACCCTTTAGGTCAGATTTGGAAGGCATTTCAGAAGCGTATGTAAATCTTCATCCAACACTGAGGAAGGTGATTAGGTCTATCTCTTACCCCACTACTATGAACGACCAGCAGAAGAACATAGGAAAGCATCTTAGCACTTACCTTAGAGAATCTGACGCACAGCACCTGTCTCTATTCCTTCGGTTTTGCACTGGCTCTGATTTGTTTCTTGGTAAGACCATTACTTTGAGCTTCACGAATTTGCAAGGTATGCAGAGACGGCCCATCGCCCACACATGTGGATGCTACTTGGAGTTGCCAATTGATTATGACAATTACCCGGATTTCAGACACGAAATGAACAAAGTATTGGAGAGTGGTGTGTGGGCAATGGACATAGTTTAG